A stretch of the Bradyrhizobium arachidis genome encodes the following:
- a CDS encoding ABC transporter ATP-binding protein, whose amino-acid sequence MSEAPILSLEGLSVRLPKGADRTHALDDVSLSIASNEILCVVGESGSGKSMMANAVMRLLPNEVKIETGRMMFDGRDLCAATPADMREVRGAGIAMIFQEPMTALNPLRTIGDQVAEMFSVHTKLSKAEINARVLALLADVRIPDPKTAAKAYPHELSGGQRQRAMIAMALALDPKLLIADEPTTALDVTTQAQILKLIRDLQQRKKTAVLFITHDFGVVAEIADRVVVMQHGKIVEQGTADEVLKHPTHAYTKQLIAAVPPLKAPPPRPLSPDNILTITNVSKTYRTGGFLRRGARVTAAVKDATLHLPRGATLGIVGESGSGKSTLARCIVRLIDPDNGAILLDGKDWAKMPRDEVRRETQHIQMVFQDPFASLNPRRKAAELVAQGPIVHGTQRAVAIAEAKKLFELVGLDPSAGDRFPHEFSGGQRQRIGLARALALKPDVLVADEPVSALDVSVQAQVLKLLGELRERLGLSIVFITHDLRVAAQVCDLVAVMKEGEIVEHGLVADVFGRPQHPYTQALIAAVPGGEFAREHDAAG is encoded by the coding sequence ATGAGTGAGGCCCCGATCCTGTCGCTCGAAGGTCTGAGCGTCCGCCTGCCCAAGGGTGCCGATCGCACACACGCACTCGACGATGTCTCTCTGTCGATCGCCTCCAACGAAATCCTCTGCGTCGTCGGCGAATCCGGCTCCGGCAAGTCGATGATGGCCAATGCCGTCATGCGGCTGCTGCCGAACGAGGTCAAAATCGAGACCGGCCGGATGATGTTCGATGGCCGCGACCTCTGCGCCGCGACACCGGCCGACATGCGCGAGGTGCGCGGCGCCGGCATCGCCATGATCTTCCAGGAGCCGATGACCGCGCTCAATCCGTTGCGCACGATCGGCGACCAGGTGGCCGAGATGTTCTCGGTGCACACAAAACTCTCCAAGGCCGAGATCAACGCCCGCGTCCTGGCCCTGCTGGCCGACGTCCGCATCCCCGATCCCAAGACGGCGGCAAAGGCCTATCCGCACGAGCTCTCCGGCGGCCAGCGCCAGCGCGCCATGATCGCCATGGCGCTCGCGCTCGATCCAAAGCTGCTGATCGCGGACGAGCCGACCACCGCGCTCGACGTCACGACGCAGGCGCAGATTTTAAAACTGATCCGCGACCTCCAGCAGCGCAAGAAGACCGCCGTCCTGTTCATCACCCACGATTTTGGCGTCGTCGCCGAGATCGCCGACCGCGTCGTGGTGATGCAGCACGGCAAGATCGTCGAGCAAGGCACGGCAGACGAGGTGCTAAAGCACCCGACGCACGCCTACACAAAACAGCTCATCGCCGCCGTGCCGCCGCTGAAGGCTCCGCCGCCGCGGCCGCTGTCGCCGGACAACATCCTCACCATCACCAATGTCTCCAAGACCTATCGCACCGGCGGGTTTCTCCGCCGTGGCGCGCGTGTTACGGCCGCAGTCAAGGACGCGACGCTCCATCTGCCGCGCGGCGCGACGCTCGGCATTGTCGGCGAATCCGGCTCCGGCAAGTCGACGCTGGCGCGCTGCATCGTGCGGCTGATCGACCCCGACAACGGCGCGATCCTGCTCGACGGCAAGGATTGGGCGAAAATGCCGCGCGACGAGGTGCGCCGCGAGACGCAGCACATCCAGATGGTGTTTCAGGATCCCTTTGCTTCGCTCAATCCGCGGCGCAAGGCGGCCGAGCTGGTCGCGCAGGGCCCGATCGTCCATGGCACGCAGCGTGCTGTCGCGATTGCAGAAGCCAAAAAGCTGTTCGAACTGGTCGGACTCGATCCCTCCGCCGGCGACCGCTTTCCGCATGAATTCTCCGGCGGCCAGCGCCAGCGCATCGGGCTCGCGCGGGCGCTCGCCCTGAAGCCGGACGTCTTGGTCGCGGACGAGCCGGTGTCGGCACTCGACGTTTCCGTGCAGGCACAGGTGCTAAAACTGCTCGGCGAGCTGCGCGAGCGGCTTGGCCTCTCCATCGTCTTCATCACCCACGATCTACGCGTTGCCGCGCAGGTCTGCGACCTCGTCGCCGTGATGAAGGAAGGCGAGATCGTCGAGCACGGGCTGGTCGCCGACGTGTTCGGCCGGCCCCAGCATCCCTACACGCAGGCGCTCATCGCCGCCGTGCCCGGCGGTGAGTTTGCCCGGGAGCACGATGCGGCGGGATGA